One Triplophysa dalaica isolate WHDGS20190420 chromosome 1, ASM1584641v1, whole genome shotgun sequence DNA segment encodes these proteins:
- the gba2 gene encoding non-lysosomal glucosylceramidase has product MDLNDSKSLAELMSRYVSTEIGFGVPKDGWRICLAHEFNEKRKPFQAKDVSISNMIEHVGLGLRYLRWWYKKTQIEKKAPFIDMFRALQLKQIYGVPLGGIGGGSITRGWKGDFCRWQLNPGMYHYKTVIANQFTVCLRRGGQTVYQQVLSTERPPALQGWNWGYCGEYAFYHALYPRAWTVYHLPGQNVNLTCRQVSPVIPHDYKDSSLPVAVFVWDIENKNDYALDVSIMFTMVNGSGDKDDMCGGHWNEPFHHEEEGESVSGVLLHHQTPVNPYTMCIAARGKSGLEISHQTAFSPKGTCSALWSDLMTDGRLDSPEGPSTPTQKGENVAAALAVGCSVPANGHNSMEFSLAWDMPTVTFGSRERVHARRYTRYYGSKGDAAPSLSHYALTHYRKWEESIDEWQRPILQDSSLPAWYKSALFNELYFIVDGGTVWLELPEDSDVSGGLRTEDGGLPAQPQVVKEYGRFAYLEGQEYRMYNTYDVHFYASFALIMLWPKLALSLQYDIAGSVVQHDPTERLNLMSGQCSPVKTRGVVPHDIGDPDDEPWCRVNAYLIHDTADWKDLNLKFVLQVYRDYYLTQDEQYLKDMWPICQTVMETELKFDKDGDGLIENSGYADQTYDGWTVTGPSAYCGGLWLASVCMMCKMARLLNCESVYQRYRDILDRGSAAFDKLLWNGKYYNYDSSGRNLSNSVMSDQCAGHWFLKASGLGDDDFQAFPKEKIHSALRSVFDLNVMSFAKGQMGAVNGMRPEGVPDRSSVQSDEVWVGVVYGLAATMIHEGMVEEGLQTAEGCYRTVWERLGMAFQTPEAYCEKGIYRSLAYMRPLSIWAMQLALNNRPKYIKTTEKDTGLE; this is encoded by the exons ATGGATTTAAATGACAGCAAGTCTCTGGCGGAGCTTATGAGCCGGTATGTGTCTACAGAAATTGGATTTGGTGTCCCGAAGGATGGTTGGCGGATATGTCTGGCACACGAGTTCAACGAGAAGAGGAAACCATTTCAAGCCAAAGATGTATCAATCTCTAACATGATCGAACATGTTGGTCTAGGTCTCAG GTATCTACGATGGTGGTACAAAAAGACCCAGATTGAAAAGAAAGCACCTTTTATTGATATGTTTCGGGCCTTACAGCTGAAACAAATTTATG GTGTTCCTCTGGGTGGCATTGGGGGAGGTAGTATCACCCGCGGATGGAAGGGCGATTTCTGCAGATGGCAACTAAACCCTGGAATGTACCACTATAAAACTGTTATAGCTAACCAG TTTACAGTATGTTTGCGCAGGGGGGGTCAGACAGTATACCAGCAGGTGTTGTCTACCGAACGTCCCCCTGCACTTCAGGGTTGGAACTGGGGCTACTGCGGTGAATATGCATTTTACCATGCACTGTATCCACGAGCCTGGACGGTCTACCACCTGCCTGGCCAGAATGTCAACCTCACCTGCAGACAAGTGTCACCTGTCATCCCCCATGACTACAAG gACTCCAGTCTGCCTGtggctgtgtttgtgtgggatATTGAGAATAAGAATGATTACGCGCTCGACGTTTCCATCATGTTCACAATGGTTAATGGGTCGGGCGATAAAGACGATATGTGCGGGGGCCACTGGAATGAACCATTTCACCACGAAGAAGAGGGAGAATCCGTGTCTGGGGTCTTGCTACATCACCAAACACCTGTAAACCCATACACTATGTGTATCGCTGCAAGAGGAAAG TCTGGCCTAGAGATCAGTCACCAGACCGCGTTTAGCCCAAAGGGAACCTGTAGTGCTTTGTGGAGTGACCTCATGACTGATGGAAGACTCGACTCGCCCGAGGGCCCCAGCACACCCACACAGAAGGGAGAGAATGTAGCAGCAGCCCTGGCCGTGGGCTGCTCGGTGCCTGCTAATGGACACAACAGTATGGAGTTTAGTTTGGCCTGGGATATGCCCACAGTCACCTTCGGCTCGAGAGAGAGGGTGCATGCAAG GAGATACACACGTTACTATGGCAGCAAAGGGGACGCTGCCCCCTCGCTGTCCCACTATGCTCTCACACACTACAGAAAATGGGAGGAGAGCATAGATGAGTGGCAGAGGCCCATTCTACAGGACag TTCTCTTCCAGCATGGTATAAATCAGCTCTGTTTAATGAGCTCTACTTCATTGTGGATGGTGGAACTGTGTGGCTGGAGCTTCCAGAGGACAGCGATGTCAGTGGTGGGCTCCGTACTGAGGATGGGGGGCTTCCAGCTCAGCCTCAAGTTGTCAAGGAATATGGGCGATTTGCTTACCTAGAGG GTCAGGAGTACAGGATGTATAACACTTATGATGTGCACTTCTATGCTTCATTCGCACTTATCATGTTGTGGCCAAAGTTGGCTCTGAGTCTGCAGTATGATATTG CTGGTAGTGTCGTACAGCATGACCCCACAGAGAGATTGAATCTAATGAGCGGTCAGTGCTCACCAGTCAAGACCCGGGGTGTTGTGCCTCACGACATTGGAGACCCTG ATGATGAGCCATGGTGTCGTGTCAACGCTTACTTGATTCACGATACAGCCGACTGGAAAGATTTGAACTTGAAGTTTGTGCTGCAAGTGTACCGAGACTATTATCTGACCCAGGATGAGCAGTATCTGAAGGACATGTGGCCCATATGCCAG acaGTCATGGAAACAGAGTTAAAGTTCGATAAGGATGGAGATGGACTGATTGAAAATTCTGGCTATGCAGACCAGACCTATGATGGATGGACAGTGACTGGACCCAG TGCATACTGCGGTGGTCTGTGGCTGGCGTCAGTGTGCATGATGTGCAAAATGGCCCGTCTGCTGAACTGCGAGTCTGTTTATCAACGCTACAGAGATATTTTAGACAGAGGAAGTGCAGCCTTCGACAAACTTTTGTGGAATG GCAAGTACTACAATTATGACAGCAGTGGACGAAACCTCTCCAACAGTGTAATGTCAGACCAGTGTGCAGGCCATTGGTTTCTCAAGGCTTCTGGGCTTGGGGATGATGACTTCCAG GCTTTTCCTAAGGAGAAAATCCATAGTGCATTGAGATCAGTCTTTGACCTCAATGTTATGAGCTTTGCGAAAGGACAGATGGGTGCAGTTAATGGAATGAGGCCAGAGGGCGTGCCTGATCGTTCCAGCGTCCAATCAGATGAGGTGTGGGTGGGTGTGGTGTATGGATTGGCAGCAACAATGATACACGAG GGAATGGTGGAAGAGGGTCTGCAAACTGCGGAAGGTTGCTATCGTACTGTATGGGAGCGATTGGGAATGGCCTTCCAGACTCCTGAAGCATACTGTGAGAAAGGCATCTACCGCTCTCTAGCTTATATGAGGCCTCTGAGCATTTGGGCAATGCAGCTTGCACTGAACAATCGACCAAAGTACATTAAAACCACTGAGAAGGACACGGGACTGGAATGA
- the rgp1 gene encoding RAB6A-GEF complex partner protein 2 has protein sequence MIEVVASMARGPVFLAGEVLECLITFTNPMSHLSTSASSEVLAWASAQIHCQFHASDSRVALPAQGTKQDVQAESDTVLIPSRGERGQCVLDTPPKILFCDLRLDPGESKTYSYSEVVPTDGPPSFRGQAVKYVYKLTIGCQRVNSPIKLLRVPFRVLVLHGMPEPPFPQDEEVAPSNPFLEEEEGSRRDTRPLERALDMLMITTSRRCPYMFNITNVRGKVAKFCIFKTVYRLGEDIIGTFNFSEGDIPCLQYSVSLQSEEEVNEQYQRRPCQPVSVTGHGRHLESCLHTASSHFSLPIPLNVTPGFTTDIVSLRWRLHFEFITAREPVEAPVVLQNQSEVTVWTGAENVDVDTFSWDLPIKVLPTNPTLASYVSQFTGTNSITI, from the exons ATGATTGAGGTAGTGGCCTCTATGGCACGAGGGCCCGTGTTTTTGGCAGGTGAGGTTTTAGAGTGTCTCATAACCTTCACAAACCCCATGTCACATCTGTCTACATCTGCCAGCAG TGAGGTGTTGGCTTGGGCCAGTGCTCAGATTCACTGCCAGTTCCATGCCAGTGATAGTCGTGTGGCTCTGCCCGCTCAGGGCACCAAGCAGGATGTGCAAGCCGAGAGTGACACTGTGCTTATACCAAGCAGAG GTGAACGAGGGCAGTGTGTACTGGACACACCACCTAAGATCTTGTTCTGTGACCTTCGCTTGGACCCTGGAGAGAGCAAGACCT ATTCCTATAGTGAGGTTGTTCCCACTGATGGTCCACCAAGTTTCCGAGGTCAGGCGGTGAAGTATGTCTACAAGCTCACAATCGGCTGTCAGCGAGTCAACTCGCCCATCAAGTTACTCCGTGTCCCTTTCAGAGTTCTGGTACTCCATG GTATGCCAGAGCCTCCATTCCCACAGGATGAGGAAGTGGCTCCCTCCAACCCATTCCTGGAGGAAGAGGAAGGGAGCAGGAGAGACACTAGACCACTAGAAAGAGCTCTTGACATGCTAATGATCACCACCTCTAGACGGTGCCCAT ACATGTTCAATATCACAAACGTGCGGGGAAAGGTGGCTAAGTTTTGCATCTTTAAGACCGTGTACAGGCTTGGAGAAGATATTATTGGCACCTTCAATTTCTCAGAGGGGGATATTCCATGTTTACAG TATTCAGTTAGTCTGCAGAGTGAGGAGGAGGTCAATGAGCAGTACCAGAGACGCCCCTGCCAGCCGGTCAGTGTCACTGGTCATGGGCGACACCTCGAGTCCTGCTTGCACACAGCCTCGAGTCATTTCTCTCTCCCCATACCTCTCAACGTCACGCCAGGATTCACCACAGATATAG TGTCGTTAAGATGGCGTCTGCATTTTGAGTTTATCACGGCGCGGGAGCCAGTGGAGGCACCTGTGGTTCTGCAGAATCAGTCGGAGGTCACGGTATGGACTGGGGCGGAGAACGTGGATGTTGACACCTTTAGTTGGGACCTGCCAATCAAAGTGCTTCCCACCAATCCCACTCTAGCATCATATGTTTCACAGTTTACAGGGACAAACAGCATAACCATTTGA
- the msmp1 gene encoding prostate-associated microseminoprotein — protein sequence MDSMMRNGAMRIFIGLMMLTACLAAPMQCHFNSQALCEYEGKQYSMGESWMEQGCIQCTCLHPVGVGCCETVHQPVDFPAWCEVRVETLTCQVTLVMTSDPRLLCIPGENNIDPRHGAINMNLAG from the exons ATGGATTCCATGATGAGAAACGGCGCAATGAGGATCTTCATTGGTCTCATGATGTTGACAGCTTGTTTGGCGGCACCAATGCAGTGCCACTTCAACTCTCAAG CTCTGTGTGAATATGAGGGGAAGCAGTACTCTATGGGTGAGAGTTGGATGGAGCAAGGCTGTATTCAGTGCACCTGCCTGCACCCTGTGGGAGTGGGATGCTGTGAGAC TGTGCATCAGCCTGTGGATTTTCCTGCTTGGTGTGAAGTTCGAGTTGAAACCCTGACCTGTCAGGTCACACTTGTGATGACCTCTGACCCTCGTCTGCTGTGCATTCCCGGAGAGAACAACATTGACCCAAGACATGGGGCCATCAACATGAATCTAGCAGGTTAG